In a genomic window of Pseudomonas oryzihabitans:
- a CDS encoding DUF6402 family protein has protein sequence MQPITSTATLTPTTQRQGVKVQTRPFKITDIPDAMDKMNWPVAAALMRHWFNGKPWPDTVDGGMSAEVKRHDAWPTEEYIEETIVKMDWVLQFSESRDAWHALRGLWFSESAQAFMKVNLARNFFGMANGLYPVAFKGKASAAEKFGRFNTQPVVFANWDISSLSELRGALANFNMRVAGEGDVLVSGNRLRFEVRRLAFYIEDSYDFRVPYMWYSQPLGFWGFEGMANSVAELMARNGRLHIGFSEGSISVAEVQARYADFMSKRFFLVTNSDFAEYRANSGNGGDFRIFSDIKYENLPRAIVLEVNR, from the coding sequence ATGCAGCCCATCACCTCGACCGCCACCCTCACGCCTACCACGCAGCGCCAGGGCGTCAAGGTCCAGACCCGCCCCTTCAAGATCACCGACATCCCCGATGCCATGGACAAGATGAACTGGCCCGTCGCCGCGGCTTTGATGCGGCATTGGTTCAATGGCAAGCCCTGGCCGGATACGGTGGATGGAGGAATGAGTGCTGAGGTGAAGAGACATGATGCCTGGCCAACAGAAGAATATATCGAGGAAACAATCGTCAAGATGGACTGGGTTCTCCAGTTTTCCGAGTCTCGTGACGCCTGGCATGCTTTGAGAGGGTTGTGGTTTAGCGAAAGTGCCCAGGCCTTTATGAAGGTTAATTTGGCAAGAAATTTTTTCGGGATGGCTAACGGCCTTTACCCGGTTGCCTTTAAGGGCAAAGCAAGCGCGGCAGAAAAATTCGGGAGATTCAACACTCAGCCAGTTGTATTTGCTAATTGGGATATTTCTTCGCTAAGTGAGTTGCGAGGTGCCTTAGCGAATTTCAATATGAGGGTGGCGGGCGAAGGCGACGTTTTAGTGAGCGGAAATCGCTTGCGGTTTGAAGTGAGGCGTTTGGCTTTTTATATAGAAGATAGTTATGATTTTCGCGTTCCCTATATGTGGTATAGCCAGCCGTTAGGTTTTTGGGGGTTTGAAGGTATGGCGAACAGTGTTGCAGAGTTGATGGCGCGAAATGGACGTCTACATATAGGCTTCAGCGAAGGTTCTATCTCTGTCGCTGAGGTACAGGCACGTTATGCAGATTTTATGTCTAAAAGATTTTTTCTAGTTACTAACTCGGATTTCGCTGAGTATAGGGCTAACTCTGGGAATGGTGGAGATTTTAGAATTTTTTCGGATATAAAATACGAGAATTTGCCTAGGGCGATAGTTCTTGAGGTCAATCGGTGA
- a CDS encoding PAAR domain-containing protein, with protein sequence MELGPRRRSVTMSGKPAARLSDTDACPLTGHGPNPIASGSPDVLINGLPAARVGDSTACGDVIVQGSATVFVNGQPLALLGSATAHGGVIISGSGDVLVGDQVSQAAFIPPSPMPGYYDEHFVLHDEVTGAPLADRAYRLRTAGGQVIEGRTDDQGRTRAHTAAQAESLSVDFEPQTAIVIG encoded by the coding sequence ATGGAGCTGGGCCCCCGACGAAGGAGTGTCACCATGTCCGGCAAACCCGCTGCCCGTCTTTCCGATACCGATGCCTGCCCGCTTACCGGCCACGGTCCCAATCCCATCGCCAGTGGTTCGCCCGATGTGCTGATCAACGGCCTGCCCGCCGCCCGGGTTGGCGACAGCACCGCCTGCGGCGACGTCATCGTCCAAGGCAGCGCCACGGTATTCGTCAATGGCCAGCCCCTGGCCCTGCTCGGCAGTGCCACCGCCCACGGCGGCGTCATCATCAGCGGCTCCGGCGATGTGCTGGTGGGCGATCAGGTCAGCCAGGCGGCTTTCATCCCGCCCTCGCCGATGCCTGGCTATTACGACGAGCACTTCGTGCTGCACGACGAAGTCACCGGTGCCCCGCTGGCCGACCGCGCCTACCGGCTGCGCACCGCCGGCGGCCAGGTCATCGAAGGCCGCACCGACGACCAAGGCCGCACCCGCGCCCATACCGCCGCCCAGGCCGAGTCGCTATCCGTCGACTTCGAGCCCCAGACCGCCATCGTCATCGGCTGA
- a CDS encoding PA0069 family radical SAM protein, whose product MTQPQRPPRGRGTASNPHNRFTATRSEAEHDGWYEEATPLTFTTSVRQETAKTVISRNQSPDVGFDRSVNPYRGCEHGCIYCFARPSHAYWDLSPGIDFETQLIAKTNLAERLEAELGKPGYQPQPIALGINTDGYQPIERQYQLTRQALEILLRYRHPVTLITKSALILRDLDLFVQLAERNLVRVAFSLTTLDDDLKRILEPRTATPSARLKAMRTLHEHGVPVSALLAPMIPMINDHELEALLEAARDHGARSAGYALLRLPLEIADLFEEWLQTHFPERAAHVMSLIRQSRGGKNYDSRFGIRMKGEGQFAELLAQRFRLARRRFGLERREGEGLDCSQFAPPGEQLGLF is encoded by the coding sequence ATGACCCAGCCCCAACGTCCACCACGCGGCCGTGGTACTGCCAGCAATCCGCACAATCGCTTCACCGCGACCCGCAGCGAGGCCGAGCACGATGGCTGGTACGAAGAGGCGACGCCGCTGACCTTCACCACCAGCGTTCGCCAGGAAACCGCAAAGACAGTCATCAGCCGCAACCAGTCCCCGGACGTGGGCTTCGACCGCTCGGTGAATCCCTATCGGGGTTGCGAGCATGGCTGCATCTACTGCTTCGCTCGCCCGTCCCACGCCTATTGGGATCTGTCGCCGGGTATCGATTTCGAGACGCAGCTGATCGCCAAGACCAACCTGGCGGAGCGCCTGGAAGCGGAACTGGGCAAGCCGGGCTATCAGCCACAGCCCATCGCCCTGGGCATCAATACCGATGGCTACCAGCCCATCGAGCGGCAGTATCAACTGACCCGCCAGGCGCTGGAGATCCTGCTGCGCTATCGCCATCCGGTGACCCTCATCACCAAGAGCGCGCTGATCCTGCGCGATCTGGATCTGTTCGTGCAGCTCGCCGAACGCAATCTGGTGCGGGTGGCCTTCAGCCTCACGACGCTGGATGACGACCTCAAGCGCATCCTCGAACCCCGTACCGCGACCCCCTCGGCCCGCCTGAAAGCCATGCGCACCCTGCACGAGCACGGGGTGCCGGTGAGCGCGCTGCTGGCACCGATGATCCCCATGATCAACGACCATGAGCTGGAAGCTCTGCTGGAAGCGGCGCGCGACCATGGCGCCCGCTCGGCTGGCTACGCCCTGCTGCGCCTGCCACTGGAGATCGCCGACTTGTTCGAGGAATGGCTACAGACGCATTTTCCCGAACGCGCCGCCCATGTGATGAGCCTGATTCGCCAGTCCCGCGGCGGCAAGAATTACGACAGCCGCTTCGGAATCCGCATGAAGGGCGAAGGCCAGTTCGCCGAGTTGCTGGCGCAGCGCTTTCGCCTGGCACGTCGGCGCTTCGGCCTGGAACGGCGGGAGGGCGAAGGCTTGGATTGCAGTCAGTTCGCGCCGCCGGGGGAGCAGTTGGGGTTGTTCTAG